A genomic segment from Anticarsia gemmatalis isolate Benzon Research Colony breed Stoneville strain chromosome 12, ilAntGemm2 primary, whole genome shotgun sequence encodes:
- the eag gene encoding potassium voltage-gated channel protein ether a go-go isoform X2 yields the protein MPGGRRGLVAPQNTFLENIIRRSSSQHSSFLLANAQIVDYPIVYCNETFCKMSGYNRAEVMQKSCRCTWMYGELTEKEAVERVDRALDHHLADQFEILLYKKNPGTPLWLLVHVAPIRNERELVVLFLLTFRDITALKQPIDADDPKGGLSKFAKLARSVTRSRSVLVSALPALKEPQRQSHLAHVSTPAHHLGARVSQVMSLSGDVLPQYRQEAPKTPPHILLHYCAFKAIWDWIILCLTFYTAIMVPYNVAFKNKTSEDVSLLVIDSIVDVVFFIDIVLNFHTTFVGPGGEVVSDPKVIRKNYFKSWFLIDLLSCLPYDVFNAFDHDEDGIGSLFSALKVVRLLRLGRVVRKLDRYLEYGAAMLILLLCFYMLVAHWLACVWYSIGRSDADSGLQYSWLWKLANVTQSPYSYVWSNESDGPELVNGPSRKTMYVTALYFTMTCMTSVGFGNVAAETDNEKIFTICMMIVAALLYATIFGHVTTIIQQMTSATAKYHDMLNNVREFMKLHEVPKALSERVMDYVVSTWAMTKGLDTDKVLNYCPKDMKADICVHLNRKVFNEHPAFRLASDGCLRALAMHFQMSHSAPGDLLYHTGESIDSLCFIVTGSLEVIQDDEVVAILGKGDVFGDSFWKDSAVGQSAANVRALTYCDLHTIKRDRLLEVLDFYQAFANSFARNLTLTYNLRHRLIFRKVADVRRERELMERRKREPQLEQAQDHLVRKIFSRFRRERSVAAAPGPAPARASAAPGGAAAAGAGPDPERGDSATTAGATPAAPAAAPPPAASAARGKWGRLLATGSLDATGAEPARGAFTRSLSARDRPVASAASTEATPATATPAPSAPSAAALMLKASFAKGRSASALSVGGASARQDTIEEELEERRPAPAPAPAPAPAPAPAPAPAPAVSTHDAALAELRRDVRNEVQRLQQKLGRVEELLTMLATRLGAEPGEAGGGAAQHAAATPADDAPRSVTADAAATLARKRRSKARSKGAAPTPPATTPGEAPGSPGAGAGGAGSGSAAARRREFV from the exons ATGCCGGGCGGCCGCCGGGGGCTCGTCGCCCCGCAGAACACCTTCCTCGAGAACATCATCCGCCGCTCCTCCTCGCAGC ACAGCAGCTTCCTGCTGGCGAACGCGCAGATCGTGGACTACCCGATCGTGTACTGCAACGAGACGTTCTGCAAGATGAGCGGCTACAACCGCGCCGAGGTGATGCAGAAGTCGTGCCGCTGCACCTGGATGTACGGCGAGCTCACGGAGAAGGAGGCGGTGGAGCGCGTGGACCGCGCGCTCGACCACCACCTCGCCGACCAGTTCGAGATCCTGCTCTACAAGAAGAACC CAGGCACGCCGCTGTGGCTGCTGGTGCACGTGGCGCCGATCCGCAATGAGCGCGAGCTGGTGGTGCTCTTCCTGCTCACGTTCCGCGACATCACCGCCCTCAAGCAGCCCATCGACGCCGACGACCCCAAGGGAG GTCTGTCCAAGTTCGCGAAGCTGGCGCGCTCGGTGACGCGCTCGCGCTCGGTGCTGGTGTCGGCGCTGCCCGCGCTCAAGGAGCCGCAGCGGCAGAGCCACCTGGCGCATGTCAGTACTCCCGCACACCAT CTCGGCGCGCGTGTGTCGCAGGTGATGTCGCTGTCGGGCGACGTGCTGCCGCAGTACCGCCAGGAGGCGCCCAAGACGCCGCCGCACATCCTGCTGCACTACTGCGCCTTCAAGGCCATCTGGGACTGGATCATCCTGTGCCTCACCTTCTACACCGCCATCATGGTGCCCTACAACGTCGCCTTCAAGAACAAGACCAGCGAGGACGTGTCGCTGCTCGTCATCGACTCCATCGTGGACGTGGTGTTCTTCATCGACATCGTGCTCAACTTCCACACGACGTTCGTGGGCCCCGGCGGCGAGGTGGTGAGCGACCCCAAGGTCATCCGCAAGAACTACTTCAAGTCGTGGTTCCTGATCGACCTGCTCTCGTGCCTGCCCTACGACGTGTTCAACGCGTTCGACCACGACGAGGAC GGCATCGGCAGCCTGTTCAGCGCGCTGAAGGTGGTCCGGCTGCTGCGGCTGGGCCGCGTGGTGCGCAAGCTCGACCGCTACCTGGAGTACGGCGCCGCCATGCTCATCCTGCTGCTGTGCTTCTACATGCTGGTGGCGCACTGGCTCGCCTGCGTGTGGTACAGCATCGGCCGCTCCGACGCCGACTCCGGTCTGCAGTACTCGTGGCTGTGGAAGTTGGCCAACGTCACACAAAGCCCGTACTCGTACGTGTGGTCCAACGAGTCGGATGGGCCCGAGCTTGTGAACGGGCCCTCGCGCAAGACCATGTACGTGACCGCGCTCTACTTCACCATGACCTGCATGACCTCCGTGGGCTTCGGCAACGTCGCCGCCGAGACCGATAACGAGAAGATCTTCACCATCTGCATGATGATCGTGGCAG CCCTGCTGTACGCGACGATATTCGGACACGTCACCACCATCATCCAGCAAATGACGTCGGCCACCGCCAAGTACCACGACATGCTGAACAACGTGCGCGAGTTCATGAAGCTGCACGAGGTGCCCAAGGCGCTGAGCGAGCGCGTCATGGACTACGTCGTCTCCACGTGGGCCATGACCAAGGGGCTCGACACCGACAAG GTGCTCAACTACTGCCCCAAAGACATGAAGGCGGACATCTGTGTCCACCTCAACCGTAAAGTGTTCAACGAGCACCCTGCGTTCCGGCTCGCGTCGGACGGGTGCCTGCGCGCCCTCGCCATGCACTTCCAGATGTCGCACTCGGCGCCCGGCGACCTGCTGTACCACACGGGCGAGTCCATCGACTCGCTGTGCTTCATCGTCACCGGCAGCCTGGAGGTCATCCAGGACGACGAGGTCGTCGCCATCCTCG GCAAAGGAGACGTGTTCGGCGACTCTTTCTGGAAGGACAGCGCCGTCGGACAATCGGCGGCGAACGTGCGTGCTCTCACGTACTGCGACCTGCACACCATCAAGCGCGACCGCCTGCTCGAGGTGCTCGATTTCTACCAGGCCTTCGCCAACAGCTTCGCGCGAAATCTAACGCTCACCTACAACTTGCGCCACAGACTTATCTTTCGCAAG gtgGCAGACGTGCGGCGCGAGCGCGAGCTCATGGAACGACGCAAACGAGAGCCTCAGCTGGAGCAAGCGCAGGACCACCTCGTGCGGAAGATCTTCTCGCGTTTCCGCCGCGAGCGCAGCGTGGCCGCCGCGCCCGGCCCCGCGCCCGCCCGCGCCTCGGCGGCGCCCGGCGGGGCCGCCGCCGCTGGCGCCGGGCCCGACCCCGAGCGCGGGGACTCGGCGACGACGGCCGGCGCCACACCCGCCGCGCCCGCGGccgccccgccgcccgccgccagcgccgcccGCGGCAAATGGGGGCGGCTACTAGCGACGGGCTCCCTGGACGCGACCGGCGCGGAGCCGGCGCGCGGCGCCTTCACTCGGAGCCTGAGCGCGCGAGACCGTCCCGTGGCGTCCGCAGCGTCCACGGAAGCCACGCCCGCGACCGCGACGCCCGCTCCTTCGGCCCCCTCCGCGGCCGCACTAATGCTGAAG GCATCTTTCGCGAAGGGTCGCTCGGCGAGCGCGCTGAGCGTGGGCGGCGCCAGCGCTCGACAAGACACCATCGAGGAAGAGCTGGAGGAGAGGCGCCCGGCCCCCGCGCCAGCACCGGCGCCGGCGCCCGCCCCCGCGCCGGCCCCCGCCCCCGCGCCCGCCGTGTCCACGCACGACGCCGCGCTGGCCGAGCTGCGCCGCGACGTGCGCAACGAGGTGCAGAGACTGCAGCAGAAG CTCGGACGCGTGGAGGAGCTGCTGACGATGCTGGCGACGCGGCTCGGCGCCGAGCCGGGGGAGGCGGGCGGCGGTGCGGCGCAGCACGCGGCCGCCACGCCCGCCGACGACGCGCCGCGTTCCGTCACCGCGGACGCGGCCGCCACGCTCGCCAGGAAGCGGCGCTCGAAG GCGCGGAGCAAGGGCGCGGCGCCCACGCCGCCCGCCACGACGCCGGGCGAGGCGCCGGGCAGcccgggcgcgggcgcggggggcgcggggagcggctcggcggcggcgcggcggcgcgagtTCGTGTAG
- the eag gene encoding potassium voltage-gated channel protein ether a go-go isoform X6: MPGGRRGLVAPQNTFLENIIRRSSSQHSSFLLANAQIVDYPIVYCNETFCKMSGYNRAEVMQKSCRCTWMYGELTEKEAVERVDRALDHHLADQFEILLYKKNRTPLWLLVHVAPIRNERELVVLFLLTFRDITALKQPIDADDPKGGLSKFAKLARSVTRSRSVLVSALPALKEPQRQSHLAHVSTPAHHVMSLSGDVLPQYRQEAPKTPPHILLHYCAFKAIWDWIILCLTFYTAIMVPYNVAFKNKTSEDVSLLVIDSIVDVVFFIDIVLNFHTTFVGPGGEVVSDPKVIRKNYFKSWFLIDLLSCLPYDVFNAFDHDEDGIGSLFSALKVVRLLRLGRVVRKLDRYLEYGAAMLILLLCFYMLVAHWLACVWYSIGRSDADSGLQYSWLWKLANVTQSPYSYVWSNESDGPELVNGPSRKTMYVTALYFTMTCMTSVGFGNVAAETDNEKIFTICMMIVAALLYATIFGHVTTIIQQMTSATAKYHDMLNNVREFMKLHEVPKALSERVMDYVVSTWAMTKGLDTDKVLNYCPKDMKADICVHLNRKVFNEHPAFRLASDGCLRALAMHFQMSHSAPGDLLYHTGESIDSLCFIVTGSLEVIQDDEVVAILGKGDVFGDSFWKDSAVGQSAANVRALTYCDLHTIKRDRLLEVLDFYQAFANSFARNLTLTYNLRHRLIFRKVADVRRERELMERRKREPQLEQAQDHLVRKIFSRFRRERSVAAAPGPAPARASAAPGGAAAAGAGPDPERGDSATTAGATPAAPAAAPPPAASAARGKWGRLLATGSLDATGAEPARGAFTRSLSARDRPVASAASTEATPATATPAPSAPSAAALMLKASFAKGRSASALSVGGASARQDTIEEELEERRPAPAPAPAPAPAPAPAPAPAPAVSTHDAALAELRRDVRNEVQRLQQKLGRVEELLTMLATRLGAEPGEAGGGAAQHAAATPADDAPRSVTADAAATLARKRRSKARSKGAAPTPPATTPGEAPGSPGAGAGGAGSGSAAARRREFV; encoded by the exons ATGCCGGGCGGCCGCCGGGGGCTCGTCGCCCCGCAGAACACCTTCCTCGAGAACATCATCCGCCGCTCCTCCTCGCAGC ACAGCAGCTTCCTGCTGGCGAACGCGCAGATCGTGGACTACCCGATCGTGTACTGCAACGAGACGTTCTGCAAGATGAGCGGCTACAACCGCGCCGAGGTGATGCAGAAGTCGTGCCGCTGCACCTGGATGTACGGCGAGCTCACGGAGAAGGAGGCGGTGGAGCGCGTGGACCGCGCGCTCGACCACCACCTCGCCGACCAGTTCGAGATCCTGCTCTACAAGAAGAACC GCACGCCGCTGTGGCTGCTGGTGCACGTGGCGCCGATCCGCAATGAGCGCGAGCTGGTGGTGCTCTTCCTGCTCACGTTCCGCGACATCACCGCCCTCAAGCAGCCCATCGACGCCGACGACCCCAAGGGAG GTCTGTCCAAGTTCGCGAAGCTGGCGCGCTCGGTGACGCGCTCGCGCTCGGTGCTGGTGTCGGCGCTGCCCGCGCTCAAGGAGCCGCAGCGGCAGAGCCACCTGGCGCATGTCAGTACTCCCGCACACCAT GTGATGTCGCTGTCGGGCGACGTGCTGCCGCAGTACCGCCAGGAGGCGCCCAAGACGCCGCCGCACATCCTGCTGCACTACTGCGCCTTCAAGGCCATCTGGGACTGGATCATCCTGTGCCTCACCTTCTACACCGCCATCATGGTGCCCTACAACGTCGCCTTCAAGAACAAGACCAGCGAGGACGTGTCGCTGCTCGTCATCGACTCCATCGTGGACGTGGTGTTCTTCATCGACATCGTGCTCAACTTCCACACGACGTTCGTGGGCCCCGGCGGCGAGGTGGTGAGCGACCCCAAGGTCATCCGCAAGAACTACTTCAAGTCGTGGTTCCTGATCGACCTGCTCTCGTGCCTGCCCTACGACGTGTTCAACGCGTTCGACCACGACGAGGAC GGCATCGGCAGCCTGTTCAGCGCGCTGAAGGTGGTCCGGCTGCTGCGGCTGGGCCGCGTGGTGCGCAAGCTCGACCGCTACCTGGAGTACGGCGCCGCCATGCTCATCCTGCTGCTGTGCTTCTACATGCTGGTGGCGCACTGGCTCGCCTGCGTGTGGTACAGCATCGGCCGCTCCGACGCCGACTCCGGTCTGCAGTACTCGTGGCTGTGGAAGTTGGCCAACGTCACACAAAGCCCGTACTCGTACGTGTGGTCCAACGAGTCGGATGGGCCCGAGCTTGTGAACGGGCCCTCGCGCAAGACCATGTACGTGACCGCGCTCTACTTCACCATGACCTGCATGACCTCCGTGGGCTTCGGCAACGTCGCCGCCGAGACCGATAACGAGAAGATCTTCACCATCTGCATGATGATCGTGGCAG CCCTGCTGTACGCGACGATATTCGGACACGTCACCACCATCATCCAGCAAATGACGTCGGCCACCGCCAAGTACCACGACATGCTGAACAACGTGCGCGAGTTCATGAAGCTGCACGAGGTGCCCAAGGCGCTGAGCGAGCGCGTCATGGACTACGTCGTCTCCACGTGGGCCATGACCAAGGGGCTCGACACCGACAAG GTGCTCAACTACTGCCCCAAAGACATGAAGGCGGACATCTGTGTCCACCTCAACCGTAAAGTGTTCAACGAGCACCCTGCGTTCCGGCTCGCGTCGGACGGGTGCCTGCGCGCCCTCGCCATGCACTTCCAGATGTCGCACTCGGCGCCCGGCGACCTGCTGTACCACACGGGCGAGTCCATCGACTCGCTGTGCTTCATCGTCACCGGCAGCCTGGAGGTCATCCAGGACGACGAGGTCGTCGCCATCCTCG GCAAAGGAGACGTGTTCGGCGACTCTTTCTGGAAGGACAGCGCCGTCGGACAATCGGCGGCGAACGTGCGTGCTCTCACGTACTGCGACCTGCACACCATCAAGCGCGACCGCCTGCTCGAGGTGCTCGATTTCTACCAGGCCTTCGCCAACAGCTTCGCGCGAAATCTAACGCTCACCTACAACTTGCGCCACAGACTTATCTTTCGCAAG gtgGCAGACGTGCGGCGCGAGCGCGAGCTCATGGAACGACGCAAACGAGAGCCTCAGCTGGAGCAAGCGCAGGACCACCTCGTGCGGAAGATCTTCTCGCGTTTCCGCCGCGAGCGCAGCGTGGCCGCCGCGCCCGGCCCCGCGCCCGCCCGCGCCTCGGCGGCGCCCGGCGGGGCCGCCGCCGCTGGCGCCGGGCCCGACCCCGAGCGCGGGGACTCGGCGACGACGGCCGGCGCCACACCCGCCGCGCCCGCGGccgccccgccgcccgccgccagcgccgcccGCGGCAAATGGGGGCGGCTACTAGCGACGGGCTCCCTGGACGCGACCGGCGCGGAGCCGGCGCGCGGCGCCTTCACTCGGAGCCTGAGCGCGCGAGACCGTCCCGTGGCGTCCGCAGCGTCCACGGAAGCCACGCCCGCGACCGCGACGCCCGCTCCTTCGGCCCCCTCCGCGGCCGCACTAATGCTGAAG GCATCTTTCGCGAAGGGTCGCTCGGCGAGCGCGCTGAGCGTGGGCGGCGCCAGCGCTCGACAAGACACCATCGAGGAAGAGCTGGAGGAGAGGCGCCCGGCCCCCGCGCCAGCACCGGCGCCGGCGCCCGCCCCCGCGCCGGCCCCCGCCCCCGCGCCCGCCGTGTCCACGCACGACGCCGCGCTGGCCGAGCTGCGCCGCGACGTGCGCAACGAGGTGCAGAGACTGCAGCAGAAG CTCGGACGCGTGGAGGAGCTGCTGACGATGCTGGCGACGCGGCTCGGCGCCGAGCCGGGGGAGGCGGGCGGCGGTGCGGCGCAGCACGCGGCCGCCACGCCCGCCGACGACGCGCCGCGTTCCGTCACCGCGGACGCGGCCGCCACGCTCGCCAGGAAGCGGCGCTCGAAG GCGCGGAGCAAGGGCGCGGCGCCCACGCCGCCCGCCACGACGCCGGGCGAGGCGCCGGGCAGcccgggcgcgggcgcggggggcgcggggagcggctcggcggcggcgcggcggcgcgagtTCGTGTAG
- the eag gene encoding potassium voltage-gated channel protein ether a go-go isoform X8: MPGGRRGLVAPQNTFLENIIRRSSSQPDSSFLLANAQIVDYPIVYCNETFCKMSGYNRAEVMQKSCRCTWMYGELTEKEAVERVDRALDHHLADQFEILLYKKNRTPLWLLVHVAPIRNERELVVLFLLTFRDITALKQPIDADDPKGGLSKFAKLARSVTRSRSVLVSALPALKEPQRQSHLAHVMSLSGDVLPQYRQEAPKTPPHILLHYCAFKAIWDWIILCLTFYTAIMVPYNVAFKNKTSEDVSLLVIDSIVDVVFFIDIVLNFHTTFVGPGGEVVSDPKVIRKNYFKSWFLIDLLSCLPYDVFNAFDHDEDGIGSLFSALKVVRLLRLGRVVRKLDRYLEYGAAMLILLLCFYMLVAHWLACVWYSIGRSDADSGLQYSWLWKLANVTQSPYSYVWSNESDGPELVNGPSRKTMYVTALYFTMTCMTSVGFGNVAAETDNEKIFTICMMIVAALLYATIFGHVTTIIQQMTSATAKYHDMLNNVREFMKLHEVPKALSERVMDYVVSTWAMTKGLDTDKVLNYCPKDMKADICVHLNRKVFNEHPAFRLASDGCLRALAMHFQMSHSAPGDLLYHTGESIDSLCFIVTGSLEVIQDDEVVAILGKGDVFGDSFWKDSAVGQSAANVRALTYCDLHTIKRDRLLEVLDFYQAFANSFARNLTLTYNLRHRLIFRKVADVRRERELMERRKREPQLEQAQDHLVRKIFSRFRRERSVAAAPGPAPARASAAPGGAAAAGAGPDPERGDSATTAGATPAAPAAAPPPAASAARGKWGRLLATGSLDATGAEPARGAFTRSLSARDRPVASAASTEATPATATPAPSAPSAAALMLKASFAKGRSASALSVGGASARQDTIEEELEERRPAPAPAPAPAPAPAPAPAPAPAVSTHDAALAELRRDVRNEVQRLQQKLGRVEELLTMLATRLGAEPGEAGGGAAQHAAATPADDAPRSVTADAAATLARKRRSKARSKGAAPTPPATTPGEAPGSPGAGAGGAGSGSAAARRREFV; this comes from the exons ATGCCGGGCGGCCGCCGGGGGCTCGTCGCCCCGCAGAACACCTTCCTCGAGAACATCATCCGCCGCTCCTCCTCGCAGC CAGACAGCAGCTTCCTGCTGGCGAACGCGCAGATCGTGGACTACCCGATCGTGTACTGCAACGAGACGTTCTGCAAGATGAGCGGCTACAACCGCGCCGAGGTGATGCAGAAGTCGTGCCGCTGCACCTGGATGTACGGCGAGCTCACGGAGAAGGAGGCGGTGGAGCGCGTGGACCGCGCGCTCGACCACCACCTCGCCGACCAGTTCGAGATCCTGCTCTACAAGAAGAACC GCACGCCGCTGTGGCTGCTGGTGCACGTGGCGCCGATCCGCAATGAGCGCGAGCTGGTGGTGCTCTTCCTGCTCACGTTCCGCGACATCACCGCCCTCAAGCAGCCCATCGACGCCGACGACCCCAAGGGAG GTCTGTCCAAGTTCGCGAAGCTGGCGCGCTCGGTGACGCGCTCGCGCTCGGTGCTGGTGTCGGCGCTGCCCGCGCTCAAGGAGCCGCAGCGGCAGAGCCACCTGGCGCAT GTGATGTCGCTGTCGGGCGACGTGCTGCCGCAGTACCGCCAGGAGGCGCCCAAGACGCCGCCGCACATCCTGCTGCACTACTGCGCCTTCAAGGCCATCTGGGACTGGATCATCCTGTGCCTCACCTTCTACACCGCCATCATGGTGCCCTACAACGTCGCCTTCAAGAACAAGACCAGCGAGGACGTGTCGCTGCTCGTCATCGACTCCATCGTGGACGTGGTGTTCTTCATCGACATCGTGCTCAACTTCCACACGACGTTCGTGGGCCCCGGCGGCGAGGTGGTGAGCGACCCCAAGGTCATCCGCAAGAACTACTTCAAGTCGTGGTTCCTGATCGACCTGCTCTCGTGCCTGCCCTACGACGTGTTCAACGCGTTCGACCACGACGAGGAC GGCATCGGCAGCCTGTTCAGCGCGCTGAAGGTGGTCCGGCTGCTGCGGCTGGGCCGCGTGGTGCGCAAGCTCGACCGCTACCTGGAGTACGGCGCCGCCATGCTCATCCTGCTGCTGTGCTTCTACATGCTGGTGGCGCACTGGCTCGCCTGCGTGTGGTACAGCATCGGCCGCTCCGACGCCGACTCCGGTCTGCAGTACTCGTGGCTGTGGAAGTTGGCCAACGTCACACAAAGCCCGTACTCGTACGTGTGGTCCAACGAGTCGGATGGGCCCGAGCTTGTGAACGGGCCCTCGCGCAAGACCATGTACGTGACCGCGCTCTACTTCACCATGACCTGCATGACCTCCGTGGGCTTCGGCAACGTCGCCGCCGAGACCGATAACGAGAAGATCTTCACCATCTGCATGATGATCGTGGCAG CCCTGCTGTACGCGACGATATTCGGACACGTCACCACCATCATCCAGCAAATGACGTCGGCCACCGCCAAGTACCACGACATGCTGAACAACGTGCGCGAGTTCATGAAGCTGCACGAGGTGCCCAAGGCGCTGAGCGAGCGCGTCATGGACTACGTCGTCTCCACGTGGGCCATGACCAAGGGGCTCGACACCGACAAG GTGCTCAACTACTGCCCCAAAGACATGAAGGCGGACATCTGTGTCCACCTCAACCGTAAAGTGTTCAACGAGCACCCTGCGTTCCGGCTCGCGTCGGACGGGTGCCTGCGCGCCCTCGCCATGCACTTCCAGATGTCGCACTCGGCGCCCGGCGACCTGCTGTACCACACGGGCGAGTCCATCGACTCGCTGTGCTTCATCGTCACCGGCAGCCTGGAGGTCATCCAGGACGACGAGGTCGTCGCCATCCTCG GCAAAGGAGACGTGTTCGGCGACTCTTTCTGGAAGGACAGCGCCGTCGGACAATCGGCGGCGAACGTGCGTGCTCTCACGTACTGCGACCTGCACACCATCAAGCGCGACCGCCTGCTCGAGGTGCTCGATTTCTACCAGGCCTTCGCCAACAGCTTCGCGCGAAATCTAACGCTCACCTACAACTTGCGCCACAGACTTATCTTTCGCAAG gtgGCAGACGTGCGGCGCGAGCGCGAGCTCATGGAACGACGCAAACGAGAGCCTCAGCTGGAGCAAGCGCAGGACCACCTCGTGCGGAAGATCTTCTCGCGTTTCCGCCGCGAGCGCAGCGTGGCCGCCGCGCCCGGCCCCGCGCCCGCCCGCGCCTCGGCGGCGCCCGGCGGGGCCGCCGCCGCTGGCGCCGGGCCCGACCCCGAGCGCGGGGACTCGGCGACGACGGCCGGCGCCACACCCGCCGCGCCCGCGGccgccccgccgcccgccgccagcgccgcccGCGGCAAATGGGGGCGGCTACTAGCGACGGGCTCCCTGGACGCGACCGGCGCGGAGCCGGCGCGCGGCGCCTTCACTCGGAGCCTGAGCGCGCGAGACCGTCCCGTGGCGTCCGCAGCGTCCACGGAAGCCACGCCCGCGACCGCGACGCCCGCTCCTTCGGCCCCCTCCGCGGCCGCACTAATGCTGAAG GCATCTTTCGCGAAGGGTCGCTCGGCGAGCGCGCTGAGCGTGGGCGGCGCCAGCGCTCGACAAGACACCATCGAGGAAGAGCTGGAGGAGAGGCGCCCGGCCCCCGCGCCAGCACCGGCGCCGGCGCCCGCCCCCGCGCCGGCCCCCGCCCCCGCGCCCGCCGTGTCCACGCACGACGCCGCGCTGGCCGAGCTGCGCCGCGACGTGCGCAACGAGGTGCAGAGACTGCAGCAGAAG CTCGGACGCGTGGAGGAGCTGCTGACGATGCTGGCGACGCGGCTCGGCGCCGAGCCGGGGGAGGCGGGCGGCGGTGCGGCGCAGCACGCGGCCGCCACGCCCGCCGACGACGCGCCGCGTTCCGTCACCGCGGACGCGGCCGCCACGCTCGCCAGGAAGCGGCGCTCGAAG GCGCGGAGCAAGGGCGCGGCGCCCACGCCGCCCGCCACGACGCCGGGCGAGGCGCCGGGCAGcccgggcgcgggcgcggggggcgcggggagcggctcggcggcggcgcggcggcgcgagtTCGTGTAG